Genomic window (Apis cerana isolate GH-2021 linkage group LG1, AcerK_1.0, whole genome shotgun sequence):
acttataactttgaatacaataattgataataatttacataaattcattaataaattgttgtaGTGTGTAAAATCtgcagaagaaagaaattcaaagaatCATTATGTTGATGAAtcagaattaaaagaatctgTTACAATCGACAGTGATTAGATTTGTTCAATATAGTAGGtctttatattgaaaaacaatataacaattaaaattataaactgcAGTATTATGAAAGATCATAATATTACTAAAGCTTAATAAAGTTTGatttatgcatataaatatatatataaatatatatatatatatatatatatatatatagaatgttattaatttatgataccCTTTTAGAAGATTGATTTTAGAGACtaaaacaaacacaaaaattgttatatacgaATCttgattgaaattcatttattaaattataaacaatttaagttgcattagataaaacaataatgTAACACATATAGAACGATTTtacttactattatattttattattttatttttttatcttattttatctaacataaacttaaataattataacttaataaacaaTACTTAACCaacattcttatattaatttttgagttTGTTTGTTTTGAGagtttatttctaaaattgattttctaataatgattttcccataaatatattaacattctatataattatgaagtatatatatttatatatatgtaatatatgtatatatatatatatatatacatatattatatatatatatatatatatatatacatatatatacatgcacTATTTAACATAgactttaaaattcattaattatattgataataatagtatCACAATTGTTAATATACTGAACATTATTACaatgaaagatataattaatatattttatagtctgtcttatattaaatattaattagaattcattattgaattgaagaatatgtattattgatatatgtatTGTTGAAAGTATATGTTacatatgatttaatttaatacataatagtcttgattttaaacttatatttatttgtatatatttcttaatatgaatatttaagtattgtaatattgtaattttttttttaatgagggcgattattaaatgtacaaaaggtttaaaagttattaaaaattaaaataattgcattagCTCAAGATAGacatagataattataaattataaaaatttttgtatcatactaatgaattttcgaaatattaattagaatagaatagaagtaaaaataataattatatatatgtataataatgatattatttaagttttttaaacataatgttaaattataatatttttttatttttaataattttataatttgaaatatatgataactttttataaatgaaatgtaattattttatgaaaaattaattttttaattttatttttaaaactagaTTCTTATTGATtgctatatattaattaatttgttctgacaataattatagatagtTAGAAGTACACATATGCatcaaataagataaaattttttagttttgcaataataatttttttatttaaaaatttttatatttcataaaaaaatttttttattaaataattttctaaattcaataaatatttttcttgaattaaaatagttaacatattcttatataatttatacaattttatattcaatgtaatttttggaactatttatatattatatcatatataaatatatgtcagaatatacattatttgttatgttattaatgattttttataatttaatgaatatttaaattttttaaaggaaattgattttatttttatgtatgtaattattcaaatattttgagcCTAATCATAAATgccttaaaatataaatgccttaatataaacataaaattaatttatgcatatttaacatattttcatctaaaattatattgaacatttttattttcttaattacaaTGTCAATTGAGAGACAAATAAATAActgaaaatttcatcatataaatataatatttttgcatttatgtctagaatttttatattatatatatttctatatgttcttatatcaaaaaatgtaattatataaaattcattattaaattcatgaatggaaatatattcatatcgttcattatatgaaaatatttataaattttattatataaaaataattttgtattatttttaggaatttttaaaatgattatttttatacaaaatattttgcaaacagattctgtatttaatttatattttttattacgttatttaatatagattgaataatgtaaatatcttgatgcaatttatatagtacataaaaaaacaaatttaatatcatttattaatcaatagttgtatattttcaatgtttttcttaatgttttaaatgtcttatgttttatatacaataaaatatatgtgaatagttaatttattattcatgtaaatattgtttttatctgttatatacatatgaaaatattgatgataaatatataatacatttttatattatatcacaattattaaaaaaatatattaaaacaatatataaaacaattgcatttaacataaataatagtttttattataatagatataatattatacatatttaatttgatgtacttcataaattttataattttattattaattttatataaaaaaaaattttctagtatttatttatatttaccacattattttgaattacaattttattaaaaaaattaataagtttgtGAAATAGCATGTAttcaaattatgtgaaatacatcaaatgatttctttattgtattatatttttgaatattatattgtattagtataagtattttttatgaataaatataattataatctaaataaggaaaatattttcatgttaatattaaagtttaataatcgttatatatattgtctGATTCTTGATTTGTTTAAAATGTATTGTATaaagatgatataaaattgttaaaatttctaatcaactaatatcttatatctttttactCTTATACGTAatattacgtataaatattagaaatttttctaataaaaacaagtacttaaatttttgcttaataataaatgttattaagcttcaaaataaaaaatcatttatttaatataaaatctcactattattattatatacgtattttcATCATCACATTAtgtacgatataaaaaaaactgtacaatatttttattttataaagattatttttaaaaatatacaagaaatGTAAATGTTAATCCTAAAAGGGCACTTGAAAACCTGAGcgcgaatttaaaataaataaggcagtttttataattatgaattcataaatttcttgctttaaaaatatacttaatttatgtatatatatttgtatacttatttatagtaatgtattataatatttaaattaaaaagataataaaaaatgatgagaTATGAAATTGAATCGCTATTTACTTACATActtatgttattattgttaaaatcggAAatgatcatattatttaattgtttgaagtaagaaatttatgaacttaccattgtaatttttttttttcattataaatataattatgttctCAAGTTTTCTAACACCGTTTTAGAACATATAATAATcacattatgttttatatattattttaaatatatatttttaataattgcttttaattaatttggttTTTTAGCGCTGTTAATTGTTCCATGTATTCAAGATACAATCTTTGCCAACGAAGATGTCCTccaataatagataatacatCTTCCAAaagtttatgttttttaattcccTATATAATgaacagaaaaatattgatattatatttatacaattaataataatatattaatagaataaatactaaaataatacCAAAATTAAAGGATCCCATATACTTTTAGAAGCTGATGTATGACTTGGACCCAAAAATTCATCTAGGATTAATCTCAGACGTTTTTCCAAtccatctaaaaaaatattattttataaaatatgaagataaaattaaaaaaatgtatatctataccttgagttaataaaaatgatactaAAGCCATGAGCCAATGCATATATTCTTGAGCACTTCCAAGAGCCTTAGAAGCAAGTAATTGTTGTTCTAAATAAGATACTACACTTGGAGCACTATGTGGTAATCTCGGATTAGGGAAAGTATTTCCTGCTGTTCTAAATAGTCCTTCTTGTAAGGAAGATAATGGTCCTTTGGGAGCTCTATTTCCCGATGCACTTGATGCATTAAATGAAGCCCAACGCCATATAGGATCTTGACTATCACCGATTAATAACCATGtacctaatatttttttataaatatattatatttaatgtataaaatatatgattttattaaaaatataatttatatacccatttctttatgatatatatatgccCTAGCATTAGTAAAAGCTAAATGCGGCATTCCATTATATAAAGTACAGGACAATAAAGAAGTACCAGGTACTGCTAAATGTGCAGCAGATGTAGAAACTATCATTCTACACGAATATCCTATTTCCCAAACACGTACAGCACCACAACTTGATATAACCATTacctaaaaatattgatacattttgaataatttttaaattaaaaaaataaaaataataattaaaaaattaatactgcATTTCCAACTGCATGAACTTTTGCAAGTGGTGCAGGTGGTGCTAAAGGTGGTGCTGGACGGCATCCTTTTATAGGATGAAATGTATGCAGACTACCATCTTCTAATCCAAGTGCTATAACTGCCGGCGACGCTGCAAGCGCTACAGCACTATATCCCAAATACAAATCCCAAGTTGGTTCAGAATCTGTACCTTTAAATACTTGTAAATGAGCTAAACCTTGGCTATTAGTAACAGTTACTGCATAATGACCAGCTTGTTGAGATAATGAACTGGACGGTTTTAATGGAGGCAGTATAATTTGGTTTGTATTTCTTTCAGATGTAATTTTTGgttttttgttaaatgaaGTGTGATATGATTTAGGTGTGGACTGGTCACGACGTTTCAATGTAAGTGTAGAAGTTTGGCTATTTATATTCGTTGAATGTACAGAAGAAGTAACATTGGGTGTCACAACATCATTTCGTTTTTCAATAACAATAGAACTTTTTACTTGACTTGTAAATGTTGGAGTTCTTAATCTATTACTTGAAGAATccctaaataaaaataattaatttaataaaaaaatacatacaagaaattataatattataaaaataaaatctctaacTTACATTGTATCAGATGGTGGTGGTATAAACATTGGTGTTATTCGTCTTTTACCATCTGATGTTCTtgtttcaatttgtttattaattggaCCTTTGGCAGGAGTAGTTGCAGTAGTAGTGGGTGGatgtaaatttgtatttaaaagtgTTGTAGTTTGTGCCGATGGTACTGATGTTTTTAGATTAAGAAGTTCAGGTGCTTCCATTACTGTGCAACCACCTTGAACTAATGGTTTACCATATAAACGTTCATGAAGACTactctataataaaatgaaaataattacatactaataataaatatacaatttgttactaaaatattttgtataattttatatataatacttgttCAGCAGGATCTAATGGTTGACCTAATTCTTGTTGTGTAAATTCAATAAGTACAACAGATCCATCCCAAGAACAAGCAGCTAATCGAAGACCACATGGTGACCAACTAGCATCTAAGACTGAGTGTGTAAATAATTCATGAATGACAACTAAAGGCCGTTTCAAAGATGTTAACCATACAGATAAAGAACGATCACGTGATCCTATAGCAACACAACAATATTGTTGTGGTTTAGAAGAACCAGGTTGcttcttttgtaaaatattaccaTTAAATCTCTGCAACATATaaagaatgaatatatataaagaatattaatgaattaaatatatttaataattttaaatatataaatttataaaatttattgtttttagatTAGATATATACCACACATGTGACAGCTTTACGATGACCAACAAAATCTTTATCTTGTGTCCATCCAtctctttcaattatttgtgCTGTTGGACCTCCACCATTCATTGCATGAGCTGATACTAAATATTGTCCATCTGGACTCCAAGAAAGTCTTAAAACATGAGTTGTTCCACCACATTCATCAAATGGTTCTGATATTAGTGCAGCTTCTGTCCAATCTGTAGTACGCCATACTCTTAATGTTTTATCATCAGACTGAGATGCTAAATATTTTCCTACAGGATCCCATGTAATTCCTTTTACAAATCCAGTATGACCTTTTAAAACAGCTACAATAGCTGGAAATTTTGATGCATCCCATACGATTACACTGTTATCTACTGATGCAGAAGCTAACCATGGACTATGTGGTGCCCATGCAAGATCAAGTACATCAGCTTCATGTGAACGTAATGTAGCTATGCAACGCCATGTTTCAATACTGGATTTTCCACCAAATATTGAACTTCCACCTGATCCACCTGACAATCTCCagatcataattaatttatctacaCCACCTGATGCTAATAATCCAGTATTACTCCATCTCACACAATTGACACaagctataaattttatattatcaatataaaagtttatcaatataatataatttagaaaatatactaaattttatcatgtatCATACCAAGATGATTATCTAATTGACATaacatttttggaatattttcatcTAATTCTGCAATTTCATTAACTACTGGTTCCATATTCCATATAACAACTCTACCAGAATCACCAcctataattaagaataataacaaatataaatcaaaaactatattaaaataacaaaatcaatgttagaaaaaaattgacaataaataaataaattaaaagaattgatattataCCTTGGCCACCAGTAGCAAATCTTTTCCCATCAGGATGTATATCCACGGAAAAGATTGAATatcctaaaaaataaaaattttatgatatgaaaatacaattataaacattagataaattcaaataatacattttatacaaaCCATCGTGCGTAACCCAATTAGGTTTTACTAGTttcataatgtttaatttattaaaattttatcaattcaatgattattttccataattaaatatactaatatttaattggaatttttatttcatttaaacataACACTTTGTTAAGTATAaccttaaattaaaatacaaacacaacatatatatattctactaCCGGCAATATATTTTGGtgaatttctatgaaaatactaaaattattatgatatatataacaattatgtaatattgcactttttaaataattttttttatttattcaaaatattatttattttatataatttaagaaattattgtattataaatatattgtcatagcaaaatatataaatggcttatacaaataaaaaatataacatatatatatatgtatgtatgtataatgttaaaatattataatattatttaaaaaattacattttatttatgtaaatataaatatcatgtatataatgaattttaaaattaattttttcaaaatataaatctatgaaTGATCTGtcatggatatatatatatccttatgtgtatatatatatatatatatatatataatgtatatttttttaatatattaattttttaatataaattataaaaaatttaaatatttttttttaacataattgttaatgattatgaaatgtatcattataataaattattataattttcttttttttaacttaattttttaataatttatatattttttatatatttttatatttatatattttttaataaatttagtaaatatataaaaaaataattaaattttgttttaaagaaactataaaaatgtatttcctTACATACATATTGGTAAATGGCTAATTCtacaatataattctacaataggtttcaatttttacaactATTTATTGTcacattttgtattattaatattaggaCTTGGTGTACGATTGCttactttcaataattttttataacgttCAACTAGATCCCCAATAGAACGTCTATTTTGTTTAGTTTGGTcagttacaataatattattatcgtcaCCTTTAATTTCTActgttttgtatatattatgtgcATTAGCTTTATTTGAGAAATCATTTATCATATCTTCCATTTCTAATATATCTTCTGATTTTTCTTGTTCAATAGTTAATTTTTCCGGAGTAGCAAATTCTACCTTTATATTACagatattttttgttgaaatgacttctgatttatttaaattaagatctGATATATCATGTATTTCTTCAATTGCATTTGCAATTGTGGTTGAATTTGCTTTTGAAGAACAAGATAAAGACATTATACTTGTATTTGCTGCCGCtactgtgaaaaaaaaagagaagttttcaatttccaaaaaaaaaaaaatatataataatggttACATACCTAtcatatttcgttttatacgagtagaaaataatcgtgaatatttttctgcttgtttgaaagatgaaaaattttttttagatgataGCATATGCATATGTAAAGATGgcttatcattatttatatttacaattacatcatcaaaattgattcgtgatactaataaattttctcttaattttgaTCCATCTGATACATGACTTTGTTTTAGATGTTcatatcttgaaaataatgatttatgtggagctaaaaaatatttttgaatatatatatacatatatatatagcaatttTAAACAACATCAATCTTACCTTCTACAGGAGTTAATTGTAAtcttttctgaaaattattttcttcatcattacagtttgtattaattttaataagaggaGATGACATAATAAGTACATTATGCATCATAGGTAATATAGTATCATTatgatcatatatttttttttgatataaaatatcttgtgTTTCTAACATTATTTTTGTGATATCTATTAAATGTGTTTGCATTATATTGAATGCAGcttttatatctttacaaCTACCTTCTACTTGTAGtgaatattctgaaaaatcctctaatatattcaattttaatcgtttttttagttgaattaaaagaaaatgaaataataaaataaaattatttaatattaatttatcatctttatataatcgaaacaaaagacactgaaatataaaatatttttatttttattacttctcattaatatataaaataatatatacattataatataacttacTTGCATATCTGgagaaaataattctgaaatttctaaatgatttattttttgttttgtatttaacattttaatatcgttagtattacttaatattatattattaattttatgaccAAGCTGTtcaatatctttcaaaattacatttctcttttgtatatgatttatgcacttatttatatgcattttccattctaaaattaataaattattattattttgatgattaaaattataaataatactaattataaatatataatattaactataataaatatatataaatatataatgaaaaaatggaTTAAATATGATACCAACTTTTTGTTGCTTCTTCATTATCTATATctcttaaacattttttaattgaaggaTGTACTGGTGCTGTTTG
Coding sequences:
- the LOC108004275 gene encoding protein HIRA homolog — translated: MKLVKPNWVTHDGYSIFSVDIHPDGKRFATGGQGGDSGRVVIWNMEPVVNEIAELDENIPKMLCQLDNHLACVNCVRWSNTGLLASGGVDKLIMIWRLSGGSGGSSIFGGKSSIETWRCIATLRSHEADVLDLAWAPHSPWLASASVDNSVIVWDASKFPAIVAVLKGHTGFVKGITWDPVGKYLASQSDDKTLRVWRTTDWTEAALISEPFDECGGTTHVLRLSWSPDGQYLVSAHAMNGGGPTAQIIERDGWTQDKDFVGHRKAVTCVRFNGNILQKKQPGSSKPQQYCCVAIGSRDRSLSVWLTSLKRPLVVIHELFTHSVLDASWSPCGLRLAACSWDGSVVLIEFTQQELGQPLDPAEQSSLHERLYGKPLVQGGCTVMEAPELLNLKTSVPSAQTTTLLNTNLHPPTTTATTPAKGPINKQIETRTSDGKRRITPMFIPPPSDTMDSSSNRLRTPTFTSQVKSSIVIEKRNDVVTPNVTSSVHSTNINSQTSTLTLKRRDQSTPKSYHTSFNKKPKITSERNTNQIILPPLKPSSSLSQQAGHYAVTVTNSQGLAHLQVFKGTDSEPTWDLYLGYSAVALAASPAVIALGLEDGSLHTFHPIKGCRPAPPLAPPAPLAKVHAVGNAVMVISSCGAVRVWEIGYSCRMIVSTSAAHLAVPGTSLLSCTLYNGMPHLAFTNARAYIYHKEMGTWLLIGDSQDPIWRWASFNASSASGNRAPKGPLSSLQEGLFRTAGNTFPNPRLPHSAPSVVSYLEQQLLASKALGSAQEYMHWLMALVSFLLTQDGLEKRLRLILDEFLGPSHTSASKSIWDPLILGIKKHKLLEDVLSIIGGHLRWQRLYLEYMEQLTALKNQIN
- the LOC108004288 gene encoding uncharacterized protein LOC108004288 isoform X3, whose product is MWKLSEVVIRRYLIRETNNNIAFAPRIGNKGNLAKKFLEETNAKINFNILNQHKNLLEMENTIKYVLQKENERLNKSRAEIFEKEQLITNLPQTAPVHPSIKKCLRDIDNEEATKKWKMHINKCINHIQKRNVILKDIEQLGHKINNIILSNTNDIKMLNTKQKINHLEISELFSPDMQCLLFRLYKDDKLILNNFILLFHFLLIQLKKRLKLNILEDFSEYSLQVEGSCKDIKAAFNIMQTHLIDITKIMLETQDILYQKKIYDHNDTILPMMHNVLIMSSPLIKINTNCNDEENNFQKRLQLTPVEAPHKSLFSRYEHLKQSHVSDGSKLRENLLVSRINFDDVIVNINNDKPSLHMHMLSSKKNFSSFKQAEKYSRLFSTRIKRNMIVAAANTSIMSLSCSSKANSTTIANAIEEIHDISDLNLNKSEVISTKNICNIKVEFATPEKLTIEQEKSEDILEMEDMINDFSNKANAHNIYKTVEIKGDDNNIIVTDQTKQNRRSIGDLVERYKKLLKVSNRTPSPNINNTKCDNK
- the LOC108004288 gene encoding uncharacterized protein LOC108004288 isoform X1 — translated: MAISASFHRNVLLLTQVIQPNNEFKKYFREGMFDKPNTAGFLHISYYLLTVYDSERFKKLIEWPVICKKTEAKYRNNVKDYLTIISAENLDIDFPPILTSHLIHAGGTKFTIIMWKLSEVVIRRYLIRETNNNIAFAPRIGNKGNLAKKFLEETNAKINFNILNQHKNLLEMENTIKYVLQKENERLNKSRAEIFEKEQLITNLPQTAPVHPSIKKCLRDIDNEEATKKWKMHINKCINHIQKRNVILKDIEQLGHKINNIILSNTNDIKMLNTKQKINHLEISELFSPDMQCLLFRLYKDDKLILNNFILLFHFLLIQLKKRLKLNILEDFSEYSLQVEGSCKDIKAAFNIMQTHLIDITKIMLETQDILYQKKIYDHNDTILPMMHNVLIMSSPLIKINTNCNDEENNFQKRLQLTPVEAPHKSLFSRYEHLKQSHVSDGSKLRENLLVSRINFDDVIVNINNDKPSLHMHMLSSKKNFSSFKQAEKYSRLFSTRIKRNMIVAAANTSIMSLSCSSKANSTTIANAIEEIHDISDLNLNKSEVISTKNICNIKVEFATPEKLTIEQEKSEDILEMEDMINDFSNKANAHNIYKTVEIKGDDNNIIVTDQTKQNRRSIGDLVERYKKLLKVSNRTPSPNINNTKCDNK
- the LOC108004288 gene encoding uncharacterized protein LOC108004288 isoform X2 is translated as MAISASFHRNVLLLTQVIQPNNEFKKYFREGMFDKPNTAGFLHISYYLLTVYDSERFKKLIEWPVICKKTEAKYRNNVKDYLTIISAENLDIDFPPILTSHLIHAGGTKFTIIMWKLSEVVIRRYLIRETNNNIAFAPRIGNKGNLAKKFLEETNAKINFNILNQHKNLLEMENTIKYVLQKENERLNKSRAEIFEKEQLITNLPQTAPVHPSIKKCLRDIDNEEATKKWKMHINKCINHIQKRNVILKDIEQLGHKINNIILSNTNDIKMLNTKQKINHLEISELFSPDMQCLLFRLYKDDKLILNNFILLFHFLLIQLKKRLKLNILEDFSEYSLQVEGSCKDIKAAFNIMQTHLIDITKIMLETQDILYQKKIYDHNDTILPMMHNVLIMSSPLIKINTNCNDEENNFQKRLQLTPVEAPHKSLFSRYEHLKQSHVSDGSKLRENLLVSRINFDDVIVNINNDKPSLHMHMLSSKKNFSSFKQAEKYSRLFSTRIKRNMIAAANTSIMSLSCSSKANSTTIANAIEEIHDISDLNLNKSEVISTKNICNIKVEFATPEKLTIEQEKSEDILEMEDMINDFSNKANAHNIYKTVEIKGDDNNIIVTDQTKQNRRSIGDLVERYKKLLKVSNRTPSPNINNTKCDNK